ACCGACAAGGGCCTGTGCGGCGGCCTCAACGCAAACATCGTGCGTGCGGCCTCAGCCAAGGCGCGCGAACTGGTTGCAGCGGGCAAGGACGTCGAGCTTTACCTCGTCGGCCGCAAGGGCCGTGCGCCGCTGAAGCGCAACTTCCCGAACGCCATCGGCAACCAGTTCGACACCAGCCAGGTGCGTGAGCCCGGTTTCGAGGAAGCCGAGCAGATCGCCTCGGAAGTCATCGGCATGTTCGAGGACGGCAAGTACGATGTCGCCCACCTCGTCTATCCGGTGTTCCAGTCGGCCCTGGCGCAGGACCCCGTGGTTCAGCAGATCGTCCCCGTCCCGGCCCCGGAGAACGCACCGGCGGATACCGGAGCGGTAGTCGAATACGAGCCCGACGAGGAAGCGATCCTCGAGGAACTGCTGCCCCGTTATGTCAAGACGCAGGTCTTCGGCGCGCTGCTGGAGGTTTCGGCCTCTGAACAGGGCGCATCGATGACGGCGATGGACAACGCGACGCGCAATGCGGGCGAGCTGATCGACAAGCTGACCATCCAGTACAACCGCAGCCGTCAGGCCGCGATCACCACCGAACTCGTTGAGATTATTGCAGGCGCGGAAGCGCTGTAATCTAAAGGCAAGGAAACAACCATGGCCACCGCAGCACCCGTGCTCGACAGCACCAGCAACATCCCCGCCCAGGGCAAGATCAGCCAGGTCATCGGCGCCGTCGTCGACGTGACCTTCGAAGGCGAACTGCCCGCGATCCTCTCCGCTCTGGAAACCCAGAACGGCGACAACACGCTCGTCCTCGAGGTTGCGCAGCACCTTGGCGAGAACACCGTGCGCACGATCGCAATGGACGGCACCGACGGCCTTACCCGCGGCCAGTCGGTTCGCAACACCGGCAAGCAGATTACGGTTCCGGTCGGCCCCAAGACGCTGGGTCGCATCATGAACGTCGTCGGTGAGCCGATCGACGAGCGTGGCCCCGTCGGCAGCGACATGTTCGCCCCGATCCATGCCGAGGCCCCGGCATTCATCGACCAGTCGACCGAGGCCTCGATCCTTGTAACGGGCATCAAGGTCATCGACCTTCTCGCCCCCTACGCCAAGGGCGGCAAGATCGGCCTGTTCGGCGGCGCCGGCGTCGGCAAGACCGTGCTCATTCAGGAGCTTATCAACAACATCGCGAAGGGCCACGGCGGCGTGTCCGTGTTCGCCGGTGTGGGTGAGCGTACCCGCGAAGGTAACGACCTTTACCACGAATTCCTCGACGCGGGCGTCATCGCCAAGGACGCTGACGGCAACGCCACGTCCGAGGGCTCGAAGGTCGCCCTCGTGTTCGGCCAGATGAACGAGCCCCCGGGCGCGCGTGCCCGCGTCGCCCTGTCGGGCCTCACCATGGCCGAGTACTTCCGCGACCAGGAAGGCCAGGACGTTCTGTTCTTCGTCGACAACATCTTCCGCTTCACGCAGGCAGGCGCAGAAGTGTCGGCACTGCTCGGCCGTATTCCTTCGGCCGTGGGCTATCAGCCGACCCTGTCGACCGACATGGGCCAGCTGCAGGAACGCATCACTTCGACCACCAAGGGCTCGATCACCTCGGTTCAGGCCATCTACGTCCCTGCGGACGACCTTACCGACCCGGCCCCGGCTACCTCGTTCGCCCACTTGGACGCGACGACCACGCTGAACCGTGCGATTTCCGAACTCGGCATCTACCCGGCGGTCGACCCGCTGGACTCGACCAGCCGCGTTCTCGAACCGCGCGTCGTCGGTCAGGAACACTACGAAACCGCTCGTAAGGTTCAGGAGACGCTGCAGAAGTACAAGTCGCTGCAGGACATCATCGCCATTCTGGGCATGGACGAGCTTTCGGAAGAAGATAAGCTGACCGTCGCCCGCGCGCGCAAGATCCAGAAGTTCCTGTCGCAGCCGTTCCACGTTGCGGAAGTCTTCACCGGCATCCCGGGCAAGTTCGTGCAGATCGAAGACACCATCAAGTCCTTCAAGGCGGTGGTGGACGGCGAGTACGACCACCTTCCCGAAGCAGCCTTCTACATGGTTGGCGGCATCGACGAGGCGGTCGCCAAGGCCAAGAAGCTGGCCGAGGACGCCTGATCATGGCGCTGCACTTCGAACTCGTCACGCCGGCCAAGCTGGTCCGATCGGAAGATGTCCACATGGTGGTCGTCCCCGGTTCGGAAGGCGAGTTCGGCGTGCTGGAGGGCCACGCGCCCTTCATGTCCACCATCCGCGACGGCGCGGTGCAGGTCTACAAGACCGCCACCTCCGCCCCGGAAGAGATCATGGTCCAGGGCGGCTTCGCCGAGGTCGGCGATGCTGGCCTGACGGTTCTGGCCGAACACGTAAGCGAGTAATTCGCGCGACCGATCGAAGCGAACTGGGGCGTCCACGCGGGCGCCCCTTTTCGTATGTCAGCGCCGCGCTCCCTTGCGCGGGCGCATGGAAATCCGGTTTCTTGTTCGCGATCCACCGCAAGAACCGCCCAATTTCCGCGTCTTTGTGCACTGCCTCCGCATCGTCCCCGATCCGCGCCAGTTCCGCATTGGAAAAACGCGCATGCAACGTCCTGTGGCAAATCGGATGGACTGCGCGGGTCACCCGCCCGCCCCTGCTTTTGGGCACGGGATGATGCCATTCCACCCGCCGGCCCAATGGCCGCCGGCAAAGCCAGCAAGTTTCGGGTTGCTCACTCATCCCGCTTCGTCAGGCACGCCGACCGGTTGCCGACCGCGCCACAGGAACAGACCGGATGCGACGATGATCGCCACCCCGACAAGCGCCAGCAGATCGGGCACGTCTCCGAACAGCAACCAGCCCAGCACCCCCGCGCAGACGATCTGGACATAGGTCATGGGCGCAATGGTGGCGGCCCCGGCCCGCGTCGTGCCGAAATAGATGCACCAGTGCCCCGCCGTCGCAACTATGGCCACGACCACGCCCGCCAAGATCGCAACGCCCTGCGGCGCGCCGACGTGAAGCGTTTCGACACCGGACAAATGCCCCGCCAAGGCGGTCAGGGCGAGAAAGAACGCGGCGGGCGCGGCAAGCTGGAACTGCATGGCCAAGGCGCTGCCCGACCCGGCAGACAGGCGATTGCCGATCACCAGCATGCTCATCCCCAGTGCCGAAACCAGTGGCAGGATAGCCACCGGACCCAGCGCCATCAGATTGGGCCGCAAGACAATGGCGACCCCGACGAACCCGCCCAGATTGGCCAGCCATGTCTGCCGCGTCACCGGCTCTTTCAGGAATGGCGATTGTATACCTTGCAAACACAAGCGAGGGAGGGCTAGGTGAATAGCGCTTGGAGCGTATCGGATTCGCTTATTTGGCGAGCGGTCCTTACGCTCCCCGAAAGGGTGGGGCGTTTAATCATGGACCTTGGATTCGGCTCGCTTGTTGAGAAATTTGAGGAGCATTTTGGGAGATGGCCGACGCGGGTTATGCTGGCGGTCATCGGCTTAGCTGCGATGACTGTCTGTGTGCGTTTGATTATTCTCGACGCCATAGTCCCGATTGTTCAGTTCATACTAGGGGCGGGTGGACAATCCGCGCTTGAACTTATCGTTAGCGTCTTGGCCGTAGCCGCTGGCGCTGCCTTTTCCGCGTTCGTTGCTGGTGGGATATTTCGCTGGTTTGTCACGCGGAAGGTCGACGTGATTATAGCGAAGGCGCAGGAACAGGTCGCTCGTTCGTATGCGATAATGGAGGAAGCGAGTTCCGCCGTAGCAGAGGTGCGCGCTTCGCATGAAGAACTGCAGGAACTGTTTTCTCAAAGCTCTGAACGTGGAACCGAAGGCGAAGACGGTGGGGGAGTCCGCAGCTGAGGTAGGTTCATTCGCCCTTCTCCGGCTTGCCCCTCGCGACCTTCTTTAGCCGTTCATCCCAATGAGCTTCGTCCTCGTCGCATTCGAGTTCGCGGGCAAGTTCCTTGAATTTGTCGGATTGACTCTTTTTATCAGCGGCTTTCGTATGCGGCATGACTGTTTTCCTATTCGCCGATGAATCTGGCTGCTTCTCGTTCAAGCGGGGCGGCGGTGCGAGCCGATATTATATTGTCTGCACTGTAGCGACAACCGACTGTGGAATCGGCCAGGAACTGCTACTTTTGAAGCGGCGGCTCGCTTGGAAGGGCGTACCCATCCGGTGAGGACCGCAGCGTGATGGCTAGGAGCCCTTTTTCGAGATGATGCGCTTTGCGGCGGCGTTGCGTTTGGCGGCGATACGGCCGAGGGCGACCTGGATGGGGAAGATATCCAGTTCCTCCGGGTCGTAATCGTCGAGCCATCGGCAGATGTCAGCATGTTCCTCGTGCGTGGGATCGGACCTGGCATCGAGCACTTCGTAGAAGCCGCTAATCCCGCCGCAATCTTCGGGCGGGCAATTGCGCTCGCCGATGATGAAGCGCGGGTAGGCTATGGCCGGGTCGCCCTGGCGAACATCACTCAGGGTCAGCGTGTGCTGCCAGTCGTCACCAAAGTCGTAGGAATAGGCGATCGTGGTGGTGCCCGGGGAAAGGACATCACGCAGACGAACCCGCGAGGCATTTTTGGGCGGCGGAGTGCCCCAGTCGTCATCCATCGGGATACCGTATGCCTGGCCGTCGATCATCATCTCCCAGAGATGATAGTCGAACCATCCCATCGCGGCCTGGACGATGTCATGCAACACCTTGAGGGTGATCGAGGTCGGCACCTCGACCTGCCGCCAGATCGGCGGATCGCTGTCCTTGAGGTCGATGCGCAGCGTGGCGATTTGCGTGAAGCTGTCGATGGCCGTGGGCCTGTGCATGGATCGAGCGGTCATGCCGCCTGCGATAGCACTCCTGCGTTCGCACGCCAGTTCCAGGGCAGCAGTTCGTCGATCCGGTGGGCAGGATGTCCGGCGATGCGCTCGAGGACGTCGGCCAGCCACGCCTGCGGATCGACTTCGTTGAGCCGGGCCGTCTGGATCAGCGTGTAGAGCACGGCGGCACGCTGTCCGCCGCGGTCAGAACCGCAGAACAGCCATGCCTTGCGGCCAAGCGGTACACAGCGCAGCGACCGCTCGGCGGCGTTGTTCGTGATGCAGATCCGGCCATCATCGAGGAAGCGGGTGAAGGCATCCCAGCGCCGGAGCATATAGTTGATGGCCTTGGCCAGATCGTGGCTGCGCGACAGCTTCGCGAGCTGCGCGGCGAGCCAGGCGTGCAAATCCGCCATCAGCGGCGCGCTGCGTTCCTGCCGGAGTGCAACGCGCTCGGCTGACGTCTTGCCATTAATGCCGCGCTCGATCTCGAACAGGGCATCGAGGCGCTGCACGGCTTCCAGCGCAATCGGGTAGATCATGCCGGTGCGTTCGCCGCGGCTCCTCCTGCGTGCGGCCCCCTCAACATCGGCCAGTTCGAAGAATTTGCGGCGTGCATGCGCGAAGCAGCCCGCCTCGATCACGGGCGCCGGCTGACGACCGGGCGCGTAAAGCTCGTTGTAGCCGCCATAGGCATCGGCCTGCAGGATCCCTGCCCAGGACGCCAGATGCGCCCGTGGATGCTCACCGCGCCGATCGCGGGAATAGTGGAACAAGGCTGCGGGCGGATCGGAACCGGCGAAGGGCCGGTCATCGCGCACATAGACCCACAGGCGCGCCGTATCGGTCTTGCCCTTCGCCATGACCGGCACGGTCGTATCGTCGCCATGGATCCGGGCTGCATCCAGCACATGGGCTTCGATCCGCCGGTAGAGCGGCATGAGTGCGAAGGCGGCGGCACCGACCTGGTCGGCCAGGGTCGAGGTGCTGAGCGCTACGCCTTCGCGGGCGAAGCGCTCGGCCTGCCGGTTGAGGGGCTGGTGCTGACCGTACTTCTCGAACAATAGCATGGCGAGGAAGCTGGGTCCGGCCCATCCGCGCGGCACGACATGGAACGGCGCCGGGGGCTGCGTAATCGTCTCGCAATCCCGGCAGGAGAACTTCTCTCGCACCGTCCGGATCACCTTCCACTGGCGCGGGATTACTTCCAGCGTCTCGGTGATATCCTCTCCCAGCTTCGACAGGCGCGCGCCGCCGCAGGACGGGCACGAACAGGGCGCGGGAATGACGATGCGTTCGCGGGGCAGATGTTCGGGGAACGGCTTGCGGCTCGGGCGCTTGCGTTCGAACGCGGCGACCTCGCTCGTCTTCGCCGCAGCGGCTTCGGCAGCGCAATCATTCTCGCAGGCATCGGCCTCGAGATCTTCAAGCTGCAATTCCAGCTGGTCGATCAGGCGGCAGCTGCGTTCGGCGCTGGCACCATATTGCTCGCGCCGCAGCCTGGCGATCTGCAATTTGAGGTGAGCGATCATTGCCTCGATCGCACTCTCGCGGGCTCTGGCCTTGGCAAGGCGGGCCTCGGCATCATCGGCGCGCGAGAGCGCGGCGGCCAGCAGCGCCTTAAGCGCTTCAACGTCGTCCGGCAGGGGCGATGCGACCGTGTCCATAAGCGGCATGGAATCACAGATCGGCCTTCGGTCAAAGCTCAAAATGCGCCAGCCAACGAAGAAAATGCAGCCCCTATCCGGCGCTTTGCGGACGCCAGGAGTATTGCGGGTTACGCCAGTCGATCCCCTCCAGCAGGCAGGACAATTGGGCATTGGTCAGCGAGACGATGCCTTCCCGAGCCGTGGGCCAGACGAAGCGACCCTTCTCGAGCCGTTTGGCATAGAGCGACATGCCGATGCCGTCGTGCCAGATGATCTTGATCAGCGATCCCGTCCGCCCTCGGAACACGAACAGGTCGCCGCCATGCGGATCGCGCTTCAGGCCCTGCTGAACCTGCAAGGCCAACCCCTGCATGCCCTTGCGCATGTCCGTGTGGCCCATCGCGATCCAGACCCTCGCGCCCGATGGGATCATCGCAGCGCCTTCAATGCCGCCGAAACCAGCGTAGCAGGTGCAGACGAGGAGATGCGCACTTGCCGACCATTGCAAAGATCGACCGTGATCGCGGCGCACGGATCATGATCGGCAGGCTGCTCGTCATCGGCGAGCACGGCCTGGGCGAAAGTCATCTCCGGTACCGGCAAGGACGCAGCTGCCGACTGTTCGCGCAATTT
The sequence above is a segment of the Croceicoccus naphthovorans genome. Coding sequences within it:
- a CDS encoding ATP synthase F1 subunit epsilon; amino-acid sequence: MALHFELVTPAKLVRSEDVHMVVVPGSEGEFGVLEGHAPFMSTIRDGAVQVYKTATSAPEEIMVQGGFAEVGDAGLTVLAEHVSE
- a CDS encoding plasmid pRiA4b ORF-3 family protein, with translation MTARSMHRPTAIDSFTQIATLRIDLKDSDPPIWRQVEVPTSITLKVLHDIVQAAMGWFDYHLWEMMIDGQAYGIPMDDDWGTPPPKNASRVRLRDVLSPGTTTIAYSYDFGDDWQHTLTLSDVRQGDPAIAYPRFIIGERNCPPEDCGGISGFYEVLDARSDPTHEEHADICRWLDDYDPEELDIFPIQVALGRIAAKRNAAAKRIISKKGS
- the tnpB gene encoding IS66 family insertion sequence element accessory protein TnpB (TnpB, as the term is used for proteins encoded by IS66 family insertion elements, is considered an accessory protein, since TnpC, encoded by a neighboring gene, is a DDE family transposase.), whose product is MIPSGARVWIAMGHTDMRKGMQGLALQVQQGLKRDPHGGDLFVFRGRTGSLIKIIWHDGIGMSLYAKRLEKGRFVWPTAREGIVSLTNAQLSCLLEGIDWRNPQYSWRPQSAG
- a CDS encoding F0F1 ATP synthase subunit gamma yields the protein MASLKELKGRITSVKSTQKITKAKQMVAAAKLRKAQARAEAARPYAERLAAVMASLATKVSGDNAPKLLAGTGSDKRHLLVVVNTDKGLCGGLNANIVRAASAKARELVAAGKDVELYLVGRKGRAPLKRNFPNAIGNQFDTSQVREPGFEEAEQIASEVIGMFEDGKYDVAHLVYPVFQSALAQDPVVQQIVPVPAPENAPADTGAVVEYEPDEEAILEELLPRYVKTQVFGALLEVSASEQGASMTAMDNATRNAGELIDKLTIQYNRSRQAAITTELVEIIAGAEAL
- the atpD gene encoding F0F1 ATP synthase subunit beta; the protein is MATAAPVLDSTSNIPAQGKISQVIGAVVDVTFEGELPAILSALETQNGDNTLVLEVAQHLGENTVRTIAMDGTDGLTRGQSVRNTGKQITVPVGPKTLGRIMNVVGEPIDERGPVGSDMFAPIHAEAPAFIDQSTEASILVTGIKVIDLLAPYAKGGKIGLFGGAGVGKTVLIQELINNIAKGHGGVSVFAGVGERTREGNDLYHEFLDAGVIAKDADGNATSEGSKVALVFGQMNEPPGARARVALSGLTMAEYFRDQEGQDVLFFVDNIFRFTQAGAEVSALLGRIPSAVGYQPTLSTDMGQLQERITSTTKGSITSVQAIYVPADDLTDPAPATSFAHLDATTTLNRAISELGIYPAVDPLDSTSRVLEPRVVGQEHYETARKVQETLQKYKSLQDIIAILGMDELSEEDKLTVARARKIQKFLSQPFHVAEVFTGIPGKFVQIEDTIKSFKAVVDGEYDHLPEAAFYMVGGIDEAVAKAKKLAEDA
- a CDS encoding DMT family transporter produces the protein MTRQTWLANLGGFVGVAIVLRPNLMALGPVAILPLVSALGMSMLVIGNRLSAGSGSALAMQFQLAAPAAFFLALTALAGHLSGVETLHVGAPQGVAILAGVVVAIVATAGHWCIYFGTTRAGAATIAPMTYVQIVCAGVLGWLLFGDVPDLLALVGVAIIVASGLFLWRGRQPVGVPDEAG
- the tnpA gene encoding IS66-like element accessory protein TnpA, giving the protein MGQITLMTGPERRRRWSEEERLEILAEAFAPGACVADVSRRRDVSTSLIYTWRRKLREQSAAASLPVPEMTFAQAVLADDEQPADHDPCAAITVDLCNGRQVRISSSAPATLVSAALKALR
- the tnpC gene encoding IS66 family transposase, translating into MDTVASPLPDDVEALKALLAAALSRADDAEARLAKARARESAIEAMIAHLKLQIARLRREQYGASAERSCRLIDQLELQLEDLEADACENDCAAEAAAAKTSEVAAFERKRPSRKPFPEHLPRERIVIPAPCSCPSCGGARLSKLGEDITETLEVIPRQWKVIRTVREKFSCRDCETITQPPAPFHVVPRGWAGPSFLAMLLFEKYGQHQPLNRQAERFAREGVALSTSTLADQVGAAAFALMPLYRRIEAHVLDAARIHGDDTTVPVMAKGKTDTARLWVYVRDDRPFAGSDPPAALFHYSRDRRGEHPRAHLASWAGILQADAYGGYNELYAPGRQPAPVIEAGCFAHARRKFFELADVEGAARRRSRGERTGMIYPIALEAVQRLDALFEIERGINGKTSAERVALRQERSAPLMADLHAWLAAQLAKLSRSHDLAKAINYMLRRWDAFTRFLDDGRICITNNAAERSLRCVPLGRKAWLFCGSDRGGQRAAVLYTLIQTARLNEVDPQAWLADVLERIAGHPAHRIDELLPWNWRANAGVLSQAA